Sequence from the Hemibagrus wyckioides isolate EC202008001 linkage group LG28, SWU_Hwy_1.0, whole genome shotgun sequence genome:
GATAAAGTGGCCCTGAGACCAGTGCTGCTTTCTGTTGGGTTCAGCGATTAATAACGTAAGAAGACCTGGTCTCAGGTCAGCATtacagatagtgtgtgtgtgtgtgtgtgtgagtatgaacCATGTCTAGAAAGAGGGGAGGGGGAAGGGGTGTTGAACTGAAGGCCAATCACCATGACATCTGAGGCAAGTACTTATCTGTAGATAAGTAGAGATCGTCCGATGCTCGCTTTTGAACGTCCGTCCTGGTGAGCAGTGCCCTTCGAGAGCAGCAACATGGTGAGTGTGAAGgctaatgatatatatatatacatatataatgtaaAGCATGATAGCTTGATTAAGTTATGTGaacttatttcttctctttaaatCAATTTTACTTCAATTAAATCCATCGTCTTGACTACATGTGAGTTAAAACAAAAGTTAGCTACTCACATTTTTAATGCGGCACATTCATTTCTAAGTttctccaaaaaagaaaataaagaaatgactttGATTTTTCAACGTGCAcagatgcaaaaaaaatctgtcaaaatGAAATGCTGAAAAACCTCAGACTTTTGCAAAAATCGTGATAGGAGTAACGTAAGAATGTTAAATCTGAAGAAAAGCATTCTCCTGTGTAACAAACTATCAGCGTTAGGATAACATcgttgtgtttctgtttctagACGAGCTACGCTGAAAAAGGGGAAAAGGTAACACGCGTTCTTtaacattcacatacatacacacctcaggCTTATGGATACATTAAAAATGGATCTCCTGAATTGATTTCTTTTGTGACGAAGCATGTTGTTAAAATCGCTATACGAATAAAACTGAACTAACACCACGATCCTTTAGGATAGATACACGTATTTGGCTAGAACAGCTTTGCTGGACAAGGAAAAGATCCACAGTACAAAATATTAATCGGAAATATATCTGGacattttcttttgttgttgttttacagCCAGAAAGAGGCAAATTTGTGCGCTTCCACCATTTGAAGTTCTGGGTGGGCAATGCTAAACAGGTAACTCTCAATAAACTGCACATAAAGTTTTTCATGTCATATATTTAAGCATCCTGAGACAAACTATTCTTTAGTACCTGAACAATGAACCGAATCGGTAATTACAAAAAGTACATATCCAGAATCTTAAaccaataaaaatattaaaagaagaGGTGACCATTAAATATTAACTATTAAAAGTTGTTTCTGCATGTATTTACATAGTAATCGATAAGTACACTGACCACAGCAAGCTCAATATGACCTATTTCTCGTTTCTGTTAACAGCAAATAGACTAAAAACAAGAACAATTGCGGATTTGCTCTGCTCCGTTGCTTTATTTTACGGCAAAATGTACAACATGGCCATTTTTACAGTTCAACAGTTCACGGTGCGAAACGATCATTCTACTGGCATGAAATAACGGTTGTGCAGAAGCTGAAGGCGGGACAGGTTCTGACCTGCTGGTGCACTGGTGCCACTTACTCATAACTTCAACGTGCCACAAACCCACGTTCGCTAGAAGTTTCTTTTACACTTAGCCAAAAGTTTAGTAGCTAGTATTTAAAGCAAACACGCAGTAATTACAAGTAATATCTGGGGAATAGCATATGCGTGTCAGATCTTCAGGCGCCTAACGTAGTCGCTGAAAACTACCAGGTTTCAACAGCAGTACATGGTGCTACAGAGTCATGATGATTTACTTAcctttaattaaataatcatCTCTCCTAAGAGATCGGTGTAAAAGCTGCAAATGATAATGGTTTGTTAATTGTATGCTAGCTAGGTGTCCGTATTATAAAATTAACTACAAGATTTATATCTGTACATGACATTAGCAATAGGTATTTATTTTAAGTAGTAACTCTATAGTATTACAGCCATTTACatagatcaggcataacattatgagcactgacaggtgaagtgaataagactgatgatctcctcatcatggcacctgttagcgggtgggatatattaggcagcaagtgaacattttgtcctcaaagttgatgtgttagaagcaggagaattgggcaagtgtaaggatttgagcgagttttaTGAATGGacaaattgtgatagctagaccactggatcagagctgcaactcttgtggggtgttcctgggatacagtggtcagtatctatcaaaagtggtccaaggaaggaacagtcttgcgacagggtcataggtggccaaggctcattgatggacatggggagcgaaggctggtccgtgtgatccgatccaacagatgagctactgttgctgaaattgctgaagaagttaatgctggttctgatagaaaggtgtcagaatatacagtgcaggaggggtcagggctgttttggcagcaaaaggtggaccgacacaatattaggcaggtggttattatgttatgcctggtcagtgtataacaTGCATACAACTCACAGACCGATCGTTACGTCTACGTGTTAGATTATGTAAGGAATTAAAAACAGTGGGACATTCTGCTATAGGAAAAGAATCAACATTTTTAATAAGCTGTGGTCatgaattaatatatttaagcCGCAAGTTCCACAAATTAATATATCAAGGCTACGTTTGTCAAGATCGACTTTGTGGCCGTGATCTCTTGTATTTTAAAAGTTGATACATAAAGACATTCTcccaataaataattaacaagTATCACTTTCCACATTAATAAAGACATGAATTCTGTGCTCAGGTCATGGCCACGACTTTGGTAGCTTTTTAACCACAGCGGGTATCGTTTGTGGCCGTGTGATACTGAGTTTCTGGCCTCGAAATATTAAGTTGGAGCTTCAGTATTTCAATTCGTGGCCATACATGATTAAAACTAACCACCATGTCACATGAGAGACACACAGGACAGAAAGTGAGCGAAAATGACAAGTGCAGAAACATCCAGGTTTACCTGTGTGCTCCTCTAGGCGGCAGCCTTCTACTGTGTTAAGATGGGATTCGAACCTCTGGCCTATAAAAGCTTGGAGACGGGCAGCAGAGAGCTGGTGTCCCACGTCATCAAACAGGACAAGGTGCGTGTACGGATCGAGACACAAACCTCATTCACgtataaaataagatgaaaTGCTTATGGCTAACAAGTTAAGCTGTAGGGATGAGTTACTGATGAGATATGGatcatttatttctattcatatCCTTTTCCACAGATTCTCTTTGAATTTGTGTCTCCTCTAAATCCTGGCAATGAAGGTATATCTTCTCGTTCTTGATTTTCAGATATTTCAGTAATAACTGCGTAATGTACTTAATCATGATTATGCATAATTAATGAACTTGTGTTGAAGTACTGAAGTTTTTTCTCTCACCACAGAGATGGGGGAACACTTCATCAAACACGGGGACGCTGTTAAGGACATCGCCTTCCAAGTAGAAGACTGTGACTTTTTAGTCCAGGTAAATGGTAGAAAAGATCCCAAGGTGTTTAAGATGTCAGTAGATATATGTGATGTTAATGTTATGCCAGGTTCAGGATAGATCTTTCCTTGTATTCAGAGGTAGTCAAGCAGCCTATTCGGTTTGTTCTAATTACCTgcaatgtacaccgatcagccataacattatgacaactgtgaataacactgatgatctcctcatcatggcacctgttagtgggtgggatatattaggcagcaagtgaacattttgtcctcaaagttgatgtgttagaagcaggaaaaatggacaagcgtaaggatttgagcgagtttgatgaagggccaaattgtgatggctagaccactggatcagagcatctccaaaactgcagctcttgtggggtgttcccagtctgcagtggtcagtatctatcaaaagtggtccaagcaaggaacagtggtgaaccggagacagggtcatgggtggccaaggctcattgatgcacgtggggagcaaaggctggaccgtatgatccgatccaacagacgagctactgttgctcaaattgctgaagacgttaatgctggttctgatagaaaggtgtcagaatacagtgtatgacgggtcagggctgttttggcagcaaaagggggaccaacacaatattcggcaggtggtcataatgttattcctgatcagtgtaattCACAGTTAAATACTGTTTAGACCACCGCCTATAAAAACACCACCCCCAGCCCCCtccaaaaagaacaaaaaaaagaaaattttggGATAGAAAATGTGGACTGAAAAAGATTGTGTCTGTTTTTCATGCAGACAAATGTCAtacaatgtaaaataaaacaagagaatgtaaaaatgaaaaaatgaataatataacaaaacatatgtgagagaaaataaatatgtaagtaAGCTTTTGGCCCAAAGCAATGTCTATTAACGTCCCATTCTCTGGACTTTAATGGGACGTTGCGATTAACGAAATCAGCAGTGTCATGTTGACGTATATAATATTAGCCTTGAGTGCTGACATCATGAAGTACCATCAGCGTCAAACTGTCATGCCGGGGCGCTGGACTTAATATTGATCCTAACACACCAAGAAAAATGTGCTGAAGTCCAAGGCCAGAATTGCATGTAACCTGAGAAttgctgctttgtgtgtgttaacagaAAGCCAGAGACAGAGGAGCAGTGATCGTTAAAGAACCGTGGGTAGAAAAGGACAGCTACGGCAAAGTAAAATACGCTGTGATACAAACGGTAAgccacaaacacaaacccaaGTATGTGCTTTAATAGGAACATGCTAAGATCTATGATCTCATCTTTTCTCAGTATGGAGATACCACCCACACGTTAGTGGAGTACCTGACCCCTTATAAAGGCCTGTTTCTACCTGGCTATCATGAACCTCTCTTTAAAGACCCACTGCTCTCTAAACTGTAAGTGTGAATgtagagtaataataataataataattgtaattagactaatttttaaagaaagacagTCAGATAAAATGCTCAAACACAGAGATGCATCATActgatatttatgtattttgtttttaattaatttcaccTTTAGGCCTCCAGCCAACCTGAGCTTCATCGACCACATTGTTGGAAACCAGCCAGATGATGAAATGCTGCCAGTATCAGACTGGTGCGAGTCTGCACGCAGATCACGTACTGCTGGCAAAACCCCAGAATAAGCAATCAATAATAACTATTTCATAGAAATTGCTTGGCAGCAAAGGCAACGTCACTTTCAAGTGAAGGCAAAGTTCTGTCAAGTTGCACTTGTAATCAGACCAGCGCACATACAGGAGTTTCACCTCCATAATTATAACCTTCTATAATAtcaccttttctttctttctttctttctttctttctttctttctttctttctttctttctttctttctttctttcttcagtacAAAATGACACAATTCATATATGAAGCAATCctgcatttgtgttttttaaaacaacatttgtgtctcttttttttcctcgttCAGGTACCAGAAGTGTCTGATGTTCCACCGGTTCTGGTCCATAGACGATaaacagatccacacacagtacagctctcTCAGGTCCATCGTGGTCACCAACTTTGAGGAGACCATCAAAATGCCCATAAACGAGCCGGCGCCTGGGAAAAAGAAATCACAGATCCAGGTTTGAACGGATAACATTGAAATTCTTACAACGAAATTGCATACTGGCTTAAATTTGCACTCTGaaggagagatagacagacagacaacagagaaaatgacaggcaggcagatgggcagacagacaaatgggcagatataaaacaaacagataagaaggtggacagacaaacagaaagatagatagatggctagatagaCACATGGACAAATAGACAGAcggataaacagacagacaagcagacagacaggcagacagatgggCTAATAagcagacagagaaaaacaggcagacatacagacagacagaccagtaGACAAAAAGATGAACTAAAAGACAgacgggcagacagacagagagacagacagaaaggcagacagatggGCTAATAagcagacagagaaaaacaggcagacaagcagaaagacagatagacatacagGCCAATAGACAAACAGATGAacgaaaagacagacagacagacagacagacagagacacagacagacagccaaagagacagacagaaaaatgtgcagacagacagacagataggccagcagatagacagataggcagatagatagacaggaaaATTGATAGCTGGACCAATGGGCAcatagagagataaagaaagagaaagaagagaaacacaaacaaGGAGACTTGCAGATGGAtgtatatatagacagacagacagataaacagtcagacagacagataaacagtcAGATGTGTAGCAACTGATACAAAGCAAGTACTAAGtagtaaaaaacacacaacaaatgtgagaaatatttttttcttcaggagTATGTTGACTATAATGGAGGACCTGGAGTTCAGCATATTGCCCTGAACACGTCAAACATCATCCAAGCAGTGAGTTCAGTTTTCAGAGATTCGCTGTCTTCTAACAACAGAGTATATCTAACATCACCATACGCACAAATACAGGTCCAATCAAATTATTTCTTTAGCAGACAGCCAATAAAGTGGTGATAGCATGACCTTACACACTTCTGTGATATCAAAGAATGCAGTGGACGATTCTAGTCGAATCATGTCATGTATTCGTGATAAACACAGTCTCTACTTTTACTCGGAATCAGATAATTAACCTGAAAGCCCGGGGCATGGAGTTCCTGTCCACTCCAGACACCTATTACGACACCCTGCGGGAGAAACTCAAGACGGCCAAGATCAAAGTGAAGGAGGACCTGAAGACCCTGCAGGTGAAACTACAGAGATGCAAGTCACATCTAGTCAGGAGAGTTTAAACCTAGATCTGGTCTAGATACATGAGAGAGACTTGACAATTGTATAATATGATTGTTAGATAGACTCTGTAACATCTCAAGTTCATCATCAAGTTCCTCATTATATCTTAATCATAATTTAAACACCCAGAATCATCTAAAAAGCTTTTTTAGCTTTTATTACCCCAACGAACAAACCCAACCAAGAGAATTCtcatttctgattggtcagaaattgTTGATTTGTTTCCTATAACAGGAGCTTTGACAATAGTGTCAGCTCCAAGACAAATATTCTGCAGTAACAACTTGTATCATAGGCACTCCAAACTGGCATGATGATAATTTCCCTGTGGGGATGTTCCTTTAGCGATTTGGAAAAAGTCAAATGGAGGAAGATCTATGATTTTAAATGACATTGGGTTTCCCAATTGTTTTCTCTTTGCTCAGAATCCTTTTCACTGTTTTACGTTTTCTCTTTTGGTCCTTGTATAGGAGCTTAAAATCTTAGTCGATTTTGACGATAAGGGCTACCTGCTCCAGATCTTCACCAAACCTGTGCAGGACAGACCCACTCTGTTCCTAGAGGTCATCCAGAGGAACAACCACTTTGTAAGTATTTGTAAgagggtgtgcatgtgtgtgttttgtatcaACGTTAGAACCCTTTTCTGGTGTCATATACACTAATACCGAGTTCCTTAAAGAACTACATACAACAGGTAGAACCTTTAGAATTCTGACTTCTGGAATGTTCTCAATTTTGTTTGGTCCAGTTGGTgtgcaataaacaaacaataagaTATGAGAAATAATGTGAATAGCACGCATAAAGACATAACACCTAGCCAATTATGAGTTCTTATGGTGTACAAATGTATGCAGAAGTTTGGGACCATATTTTCTTGTAAAACTTTTACGATAAGGTCGTAGATAAGGTcttctgatgactcttccatgaaGATCTTGCCTCGACTTCCACAATTCCACTAAACTGTCATTTGTTCATGAAAATAGCGctgacagacagtcagacagtttatttttctcaaaaataaaaaggaataagAAATacgatatatatttttcatacaAATCAGTGGTTCTCAACTCCAAACTCCAATATCTTCAATTATAGAaataatttctttatatttacattgttttttaaacaatttttgaACAATAAATTGCACAAATAGCAATGTAGATAATGGTATTTTAAACCAACAGAAAaacatggatttaaaaaataataaaataataataaagatataagGATATAACATCAGCACTCCACTCTATACCATACAAGCTACTGGATTTTAATAAGTAACCTCACTACCTAGAAGTGATATCTGGAGAATTCGCAGCGATGCTGTTGTTCAGCACTGACAATGAGTTCAAGAAGTGCTGGAGTGAAACTATGCAGAGCATGAAGGTCCTCAGGACTGGTAAAGATCGAGTAGTTGGCTCTGTTAGGACAGGCCCGGTGATTAACTAGGGGCATTTTCAGCTGTATGAAGTAGAGGAAATGCCCGAAGACAGGACATTTCTACCCCAACCACACCAAAGAGGTGCTGAGACTTAAAACAGTCTCTTTGACATTCAAAACATTCATTGCAATTCCTTTGAAGGGGAGAATTTCCAAGAAAACAACCCCTTGACTGTTATTCCACTCATCAGAAATGGAGAAATAATTCAGTGAATTGTTTGATTAATAACGtaaatgcactatattgccaaaggttttgggacccccccccaaatcattgaattcaggtggtgtttttcaggggttgggctcggccccttagttccagtgaaaggaactcttaatgcttcagcataccaactTTGTgcgaacagtttggggatgacccgttcctgttccaacatgactgcacaccagtgcacaaagcaacatccataaagacatggatgagtgaatttggtgtgggggaacttgactggactgcacctcaacctgatagaacacctttgggatgaattagagcggagactgtgagccagaccttctcgtccaacatcagtgcctgacctcacaaatgcgtttccagaggaacggtcaaaaattcccataaacacactcctaaaccttgtggaaaaccttcccagaagcgttgaagctgttatagctgcaaagggcggaccaactccatattacattcatgtgcatgtaaaggcaggaccaaaacctttggcaatatagtgtatcatggcaTGAATGGATATTTAGCATTCGTCTCAAGAGCCTCACGTTTGGCTGTGCTTTCATttgatgtttttcagggttttggTGCTGGCAACTTCAAATCCCTGTTCGAGGCCATTGAGATAGACCAGGACGCCAGAGGAAACCTCACTGCCCTCACTGCTGATGGCAGCACCAAGatttttaattaacaaattcATGCAGGAGTGAGTCATGTAATAGATTAGCACGACTCACAATATTGCACGAATGTGTAGAATAGAATCTT
This genomic interval carries:
- the hpda gene encoding 4-hydroxyphenylpyruvate dioxygenase, which encodes MTSYAEKGEKPERGKFVRFHHLKFWVGNAKQAAAFYCVKMGFEPLAYKSLETGSRELVSHVIKQDKILFEFVSPLNPGNEEMGEHFIKHGDAVKDIAFQVEDCDFLVQKARDRGAVIVKEPWVEKDSYGKVKYAVIQTYGDTTHTLVEYLTPYKGLFLPGYHEPLFKDPLLSKLPPANLSFIDHIVGNQPDDEMLPVSDWYQKCLMFHRFWSIDDKQIHTQYSSLRSIVVTNFEETIKMPINEPAPGKKKSQIQEYVDYNGGPGVQHIALNTSNIIQAIINLKARGMEFLSTPDTYYDTLREKLKTAKIKVKEDLKTLQELKILVDFDDKGYLLQIFTKPVQDRPTLFLEVIQRNNHFGFGAGNFKSLFEAIEIDQDARGNLTALTADGSTKIFN